Below is a window of Veillonella rodentium DNA.
AATAATGGCAACGTAATGGCGTTCAAGGTGATTTTCATATCAGGAGAATCAAAGATCTTTTTAAGGAATGAGCTCGGTTTTTCTTCCTTATACACTAACAATTTGCTAATTGTACCATTAGATGCACATACTACCCGACGAATTTCATTAATAGGAATATCTACCTTACCATTCGAGATAACACCATTTTTAATGGTGATTTCTCGTTTACCCATGTAGGAGTAATCTAGTGGCAATTGAAGAGTGTCTAAATTTGCAGGAAAGTCCGCTGTCAATTTATGGCGAGCAAAAGCAGCAATGATTGCTTTTGTTTCACGAATGTTGTGACCAGCATTAAATTCCTTACGGTCTGTATCTAAATCTTGACCTTCAATATTTTTCCAATTGTGGTCTCTAAATGTAATTGTATAGTTACTGTTTGAATTTAAATATCTTGTAAGATGAAGCTCATTTACATCATCAAAATCAATGTCAGTTATCACCTGACCATTTGCATCTTTGCAGAGTACACCATTGTAACTAACCGTCAATATACGATCCGTACTTTCAAAAACAACAGGATTTGTGTCGAATACAGAAATCATAGCCCTCTCCTTTTCACGACTTCAAACATAACTACACCTGTATATATCAAGTGCATTTACTCAATATATTGATTAATTATATTAATCAACTATAATCAATTTAATCATACACCTTCTATATGTATTTACGCAAACCACATATTTTCCCCATACTATAGCTACAAACTCATGACTCTCAAGATAACAAAAGACACCAAGCATTCGATTGGTGTCTTTACTACATACAAGGAGCCATTTTGCAATAGCACCTTGTCGTTATACAGATGATATTATAATCTATTTCATGTCAAACAAAACAGAATTTTCTAAGAAAATATGTTCATGAAGACCTTCTTCTAAGGCTTTCATGGTCTTAAATACATACACATAAGTAGCACAACCATCTGCTGGTGCTGTGTACTGGTTGGTCAATGCACTTAAGGATTCCAAAAGTACACCTGCAGCTTCGTGTTCAGCCCGAAGTTCATCAAAGTCTACGGGTTTACCCGCTTTAAACTCAGGAAAGTCTACATGTTCTTCATGCCGGAAATGAGGTATAAGAGCGGATTTGAGTTGCAAAAAGGTTTGATAAATCTTTGCCAATTCCTCACCATGATGGTCATAATGTACATTTAGTAGTTTTGCCAACCCTTGGTCAATTTCATCAATCATATTTAATTGTTCTCGATGGTAATTATGAACGATGTAATCAATCAATTGGTCTTTAGAATAACTAAGCACCTCTGCACGAGAAGATTTCTGAGCAACTTGTATATCATTTAGCATAGTAATGTATGCATCCACATCTTTACCTTTTTCTGCAATAGCCTCCGCTAAAGGATGTCCACCACCACAGCAAAAATCAATTCCATCTTTTGCTAATACATCCATTAACTCTGGATTTACTTTAACCGCATCAGCTACAGTCATGGATTTATTAATAGTTCCAAAACTCATAAGATACACCTCCAATGGTTTACGCCGATCTATTTTCTTATAATTATACTATACGACCAACCATGGATTCTGTCTGTCGCAGTGGCTACGAATTTGAAAGTAACATGACAACAATGGTAACGCTGTAGGAAATAACATAAAGTAATGAATATAAAAATATATGGATATATATTGAACATACAAAAAGCTGGCCCTATAGAACCAGCTTTCAGCATATCAAAACATACATGACATATGTTTATATATAAAATTGTGTGAGTAACTATTAAATGCTTTCAACAGCAGCGATAGCCGCAACGTCTACAACGTCTTGAGCGGAGCAGCCACGGGAAAGGTCATGAACTGGTTTAGCCAAGCCTTGAATCAATGGGCCAAGAGCATCAGCGCCGGAGAAGCGTTGTACCAATTTGTAACCAATGTTAGCAGCTTGAAGATCAGGGAAGATCAAAATATTAGCTTTACCAGCTACATTGGAGCCAGGAGCTTTCTTTTCTGCTACGGAAGGGACGATGGAAGCGTCCAATTGTAATTCGCCGTCAAATTTGAAATCAACGTTGCGTTCTTTCAAGATGTTAACAGCTTCAACCACTTTATCTACTTCTGGAGTGGAAGCAGAACCTTTTGTGGAGAAGGACAACATGGATACGCGAGGATCAGCCATGCCAACAACTTTGCGAGCTTTTTCTACAGTGGATTCTGCAATATCAGCCAATTGTTCGCTAGTTGGATTAGGCAATACGCCGCAGTCAGAGAATACAAGCATACCCTCATCGCCATATTCTTTTTTGCTTGTAAACATGAACATGGAAGAAGATACAGTTTTAAGACCCGGTTTAGTACCGACAACCTGCAATGCAGCGCGCAATACGTTTGCAGTCGGAGATGCGGAGCCGGCCACCATGCCGTCAACAACACCGAGACGAACGAGCATAGCACCGAAGAACAGGCAGTCGCCTTTTAAAGTTGCGTCAGCTTTTTCAGGTGTCATACCTTTTTTAGCGCGCAATTCTACGAATGTATCAACCATTTCCTGGTAACGGTCGTAGCCGGCAGGATCGATGATTTCGGCACCTTCGATGGATGCGCCTACGGCTTTAGCAGCTGCAGCGATTTCAGCAGAATTGCCTACGAGCACCGGTGTGCAGAAACCTTCCTTCAAGATGATTTCAGTCGCTTTCAATACGCGTTCATCCTTGTATTCCGGCAATACGATTTTTTTACCTAACGGTTTTACTTTGTTTTTCAAATTTTGAATCAAATCCACGATTTTGCCTCCTTAACATTGGCTATTTATGCCATATCAATACTATTATTATAGCAAATTACACATATTGGTAAAAGTAAAAATTATTTTTGGGAATCTATTCCAAACTTTACCTTATTTTAAGTAAAAGTTGGAATAGATTCCAACGTTTACGTTTCAGCACAAATTAAGTAACGCTATTAAGTAAAACTATAATTTAATTTCTCCCTCCTTTAATGCAGTCCCTGTTTCCTATCCGCATCGGCAGCACCGCACGAATACAGCTCACAAGGTCCGTGCAGAAATTCCTGTATTGTCAGATTTCCTAAACCGTATACGATTTTATAGATGGTTGACCATCTGGGGTCAATGGCTCCGCTTTCAAGGTCGCTGATATAGGACTGGGCGACTCCGGACCGATACGCCAGCTGGTATTGAGTCATACCCAGCCGCCTGCGCCACAACAATATTAACATACCGAGTCTATGCGCTTCCTGCCGGGCCCGAACGTCCCGAGAACATATGATAGGATCCATACCAGCCTCTCTCCACTCTCATTCACAGCACATGCCTGTATGCCTCCACGATACATCTGCCGAATAACGCCTGCCCAGCATGTATTGAATGGCAATGACAGAAAAAGCCCCTATATCATCGCGGATAATTCCGATAGATATAGGGGCTTTCATCATTTTAAACAATATATACTCATATTTTCATCATTTTGTGAAAGTTTGCATATATTTCACTCCATTATTATGATTATGCATCAGAAAGACTCTGTAAATGCAGATATTATATGCGCATATAAACATATGTACATCACGATAAATCATTGAATCGCAATATCAATTACTCTGCATCTACCTGAACGCTCAGTATAAAATTACTCCGCGCTTTCCTGAGCCTTTTTAATTTCCATGTATTTTACCATACCGTCAACGGCGCGTTTTGCTTCGCGCATGGCGAGTACTACGGTTGCCGGCTTATGTACAACGTCACCGCCCGCAAATACGCCCTCCCGACTTGTCATACCGTATGGATCTTGAGAGGTGATGATATAGCCTTTTTCATCGACTTTAAGGTTGTTACCTTCACCGACGAGGCGTGCATTCGGTTTATGCCCCGCAGCGATAATGATTTTATCTACAGGCATCACCTGATATGTGCCCGTGCCGTGAATGCCGGCGCCGTCTTCATTGAGCGCCATCACTTCGTACTTGAAGCCTTCCACCTTGTCTTTGCCTTCTACACCCGCAGGGGATGCGAACCATTGGAACTGAACGCCTTCGGCGCGCGCTTCTTCATACTCCGAAAGCAATGCCGGCATCTGTTCCTGACTGCGACGGTATGCTACGGTAACCGCCTTGCAGCCGAGGCGCACACACGTACGGGCCGCATCCATCGCTACGTTGCCGCCGCCGATGATAACGACACGGTCCCCCTTCTTAACGGGGATTTGTGCCTCATCAAGCTCGCCATTATCGACCAGCTGTACGTTAGTCAGCAAATACATGGCCTGGAATACGCCGGTAATCTCGTCATTCTCCATACGGACTTCCTGAGGAATATGCGTGCCGGTGCCGATAAAGATGGAATCAAAGCCTTCCGCAAACAGCTGATCCAGTGTTTTATCCTGACCGATGAATGTGTTGCATACGAATTTAACGCCCAAGCCTTCCAGACGTGCGATTTCACGGCGCACGACGGATTTGGACAGACGGAACTCGGGAATACCGAACAACAGTACACCGCCCGGTTCGGACTGACCTTCAAAAACGGTCACTTCATAGCCTAGTTTCGCAATGTCACCCGCTACGGACAAACCTGCGGGGCCGGAGCCGACCACGGCCACGCGACCGTGGTCCTGTTTGATCTTTTTAGGTTTCCTCAATTCATTGATGCTTTCAAAATCGGCCGCAAAGCGTTCCAATTTACCGATGTTAATCGGCGGTTTCTTCGCTTTATTCATGATGCAGTTGCCTTCACATTGATTTTCACGAGGGCAGACGCGGCCGCAAATAGCCGGCAGATTCGTCCGTTCCGCCAGAATATCGTTCGCTTCGCCGAAATTGCCGCGTGCGATAGCCTGAATGAAACGGGGAATTTCATTTTCAATAGGACAACCCATGCGACACAACGGCTTAGGACAGTTCAAGCAGCGCTTCGCCTCCGCAAGCGCCTCCTCCATCGTGTAATCCGCATCAAAATGTAATGGTTTTAATTCGTTACTCATGGCACATGCCTCCTAACAAGGATCCAGTACTGTACTTATATTAACAATTCTATATAGACGCGCAGCTCGATGAACCACTTTCACATATGAACGTATTGCCCCCATATAACGTTAAGAATTTATCAGTTGTAACCATTCGATCCGTGTGTGCCACTGGTCATGCACACACTATTCTATAGTATATTTTAAATTGTGAAAGTCATTACCGTCAAGCGGATAGACTACGATATGTATACGAATCCGGGCCCTTATGCTTGCGCGGTTCGCATAAAAAAGAGACGCCTGAAGGCGCCTCTTTTCAAGTGTGTTATAAGTTTATAGGTGTTTGTTTATGTTTGGATTTATAAGTGTGAGGCTACATGTTTGAATTTGTATGTTTGCGTTAAGAATTTAAAAATTCGAAAGTGAGTACTCATATTAATGTGACACCGAACTTCTAAAAATGCTTATTTGCCTTTTAATGTATGATCAAAGAAATCACCGATAATCTTAACGATTTCCGGTTGAACCCACAGTACACCGCCATGAGGGGCATTAGCCACTACATAACGCTCTGCCGGAATCCCTTTCTTTTGTAACGCTTGTTGCAGGATATATGTCTGACTCGGAGAAACCGCAGTATCTTTATTGCCATGCATCAATAGGAACGGAGGTGTTTTACCGGAGATATAATGAATCGGGTTGGCCAGCTCTGTTTTCGCGGGATCTGCCATGATACCTCCATCAAGTCCGCCAAATACTGGACTCCCATTAACCCATAATGCTTCGGTTGCCCCCGGAGACATATGATTCTTCTGTACTTCCGGCGAGTAATCATCAGCGACCTTTGTTAAATCAGATAAGCCGTACGTATCCACAACGGCCTGCACATCACTGGATACATTGAGGTTTTCCCCTACATCAAATTGCTTTTGCCCGTTTGTAGCACCGCTCATAGCGACTAAGTAGCCGCCTGCGGAACCACCTAACAAACCGATTTTATCAGGGTCAATATTATATTTATCGGCATTGGCCCGCAAGTAACGAACGGCTGCTTTCACATCCTCTAACGGTTTCGGAAACTGTACCGTTGGCGCCACGCGATATTGAATGCTCGCCACAACATAACCGGATTCCGCTAAGTCCATTCGTTGTTGAATATAACTGTCCTTGTTGGCATTAATAAAGCCCCCGCCTGTAACATATACGATAGCGGGTAATTTTTCCTTAGTCTTCGGAACCATAATATCCATCGTCATAGCTACATTATCATATCCACGCATAGGAACCTGTTCATATACTACATCAGAAATGTAATTGATATATGGACGATTCGGCTCAACCTGGACAAGTTTAGAACCTTCTGGAACTTTGATGGCAGATATATCCTTACTAACAGCAGTCGCATTCAAATTTTCCGCTTCTGCATCCTTTAAGGAGGACCCCTGTGTTGCTGCCATAGCGCCTCCTGTAATTAACGAAACCACCATAGTAGTGATTAGCACTTTTTTCATTATTCACCTCTTATAAATATCTTTTGCAGAAATTCAGCGATGCATAACGCTCTTTATATAAATATATATGCACCTACTTTTTATACAAATATCTATACACCTGCATTATATACAGCATCGGTTTCTTATATTATTTGCGAATACGTTTATAGCTCTCATCAAAATAATTACCATTGCGAATGTCATCGGTCATGCCTTTATATGGCGCCTCCGCAATGACCTCCTCATTGTCAACGCCGGCCTTGCCGGTATAGGTAATCTTCGCAAATTCCGGGATTAACAATTTAGGATAATTTTCATATTTTTCACGGGATTCTTCCATGAGTGCAATATGTTCATTTTGAAAGCACACCGTAATTTCCGGATGTTCTTCAACCCATTTTGGAAAGAAAATTGTACCGTGCATCAAGTTTTCGTTCGGCATGAAATCGAGCGCCACATCTGTTCCGGTCGGCTCAGTCCAAGTTACCTTGAACACGCCGTCGGTCAATTTACAGATATCCGCTTTTTGGTCTTTTACCCAACGGCCCGCCACCATACCGCCATGTATACGATAATCCACGGTATGATCATTCTTACAGTACCATTCATACTCCCAGCCGTTATCATAGGTATAAATGAAATGTGTTCCTATGAAATCTTCCAGTTCTTTAAATTTCATAATTCACGCCTCCTGAATTTACGATGTAGTTAATTTACAATGTAATGTCTTAAAATCATCAGTCATTGATTCAATTCCCTGTCAATCTAAGCCGTATATCTGCATATCTTTATTATATACTAACACAATATATGTAATTAATGACATGATTTATGTCTTAATTATATTCTTCCTTTCAAATCATGTCAATATTTACACATTAAAATGTACATGTATAATAAATATGATATTGTTATAATAAATAGTACATTATATAACTATGTCCGGAGGTTACGGCTAAAGTGAAAGCAGAAAAACCGACTTAATAGTTATTTAATGTAATAACTATTAAGTCGGCCTTTTTCAAATATATTAATTTAATCTCAGTCTATTATTTTAATATCAATCATTACAACGATTATAGCAGAGGACCATATGGCACAAAAGAACACATTACAGTATATCCTGCTAGGCCTCATATCCCACGAAGATATGGCGGGCTATGATATCAAAAAATTATTCAATACGGAGCTGTCCGATTTTTGGCATGCCAATCACAGTCAAATCTATCCCGAACTGCGGCGTCTCGAAGCTGAGGGATTCATCGAAGCCACAACGGAAATCGTAGGTGAAAAGCTGGAAAAGCACCTCTACCACATCACGAAAAAAGGTTTAAAAATATTACATCAATGGATGAAAGAACCTTTAAATGACGTACCGCCCAGCAAGGATGAATTTCCTATCAAAGCGTATCTCATCAGCTCCGCGACAGATCCGATACTCATGGAGCTCATCGACGAAGAGATCGGACGTCATCAAACCAAGATCATCTATCTACGCAGCCGGCTTTCCTCGGTGTGCCCGAACAATAAAATCAACCATTACGGTCATGCACTTATCCTACGACGTGCCATCCATCGGGAGCAATCCTATTTGGCATGGCTTAAGGAAGAAAAGACTATGTTACAGGAGATATCCGAACAATGAAGCCTTATACGTAATACTCCAAATAGGAAGGTTCCCATGACCACAGCAGAGTTTATTGCACGTATTATTTCATATTGCCCTGTTAAGATCTCTTGAAATGGTCTTTTGCAAATTGCATGTCCTGTACGAGTTCCAATGTACCAAGGTAATTCTTGTGCCCGTCGCGTACAGCCATGTAATTGACATAGAACGGACGGCCCTGCTTTTCGAGCCATACGGCTACATTGTCCCGTTCACCCTTGCGGAAGGAATCGATAATACCGCGCACGATCGGTTCCACCTTCGGAGGATGGCAGGAGAACACATCTCTGCCGATAGCCGTAGTAGGACGTTTAAACACCTTTTCCCCGTCGTTGAAGTACCGGTTGATATCTTCGTGATCAACGAAGGTAATCTCCATCGGCATGGTGTTGAGCATAGCCTCTAACTGATCAAGGGTCAGGCTGCCGCCAATGAGGGCAATGGTATGGCTGTCTCCGTTTGCT
It encodes the following:
- a CDS encoding DUF542 domain-containing protein, giving the protein MSFGTINKSMTVADAVKVNPELMDVLAKDGIDFCCGGGHPLAEAIAEKGKDVDAYITMLNDIQVAQKSSRAEVLSYSKDQLIDYIVHNYHREQLNMIDEIDQGLAKLLNVHYDHHGEELAKIYQTFLQLKSALIPHFRHEEHVDFPEFKAGKPVDFDELRAEHEAAGVLLESLSALTNQYTAPADGCATYVYVFKTMKALEEGLHEHIFLENSVLFDMK
- the pta gene encoding phosphate acetyltransferase, which translates into the protein MDLIQNLKNKVKPLGKKIVLPEYKDERVLKATEIILKEGFCTPVLVGNSAEIAAAAKAVGASIEGAEIIDPAGYDRYQEMVDTFVELRAKKGMTPEKADATLKGDCLFFGAMLVRLGVVDGMVAGSASPTANVLRAALQVVGTKPGLKTVSSSMFMFTSKKEYGDEGMLVFSDCGVLPNPTSEQLADIAESTVEKARKVVGMADPRVSMLSFSTKGSASTPEVDKVVEAVNILKERNVDFKFDGELQLDASIVPSVAEKKAPGSNVAGKANILIFPDLQAANIGYKLVQRFSGADALGPLIQGLAKPVHDLSRGCSAQDVVDVAAIAAVESI
- a CDS encoding helix-turn-helix domain-containing protein; the protein is MDPIICSRDVRARQEAHRLGMLILLWRRRLGMTQYQLAYRSGVAQSYISDLESGAIDPRWSTIYKIVYGLGNLTIQEFLHGPCELYSCGAADADRKQGLH
- a CDS encoding NAD(P)-dependent oxidoreductase, producing MSNELKPLHFDADYTMEEALAEAKRCLNCPKPLCRMGCPIENEIPRFIQAIARGNFGEANDILAERTNLPAICGRVCPRENQCEGNCIMNKAKKPPINIGKLERFAADFESINELRKPKKIKQDHGRVAVVGSGPAGLSVAGDIAKLGYEVTVFEGQSEPGGVLLFGIPEFRLSKSVVRREIARLEGLGVKFVCNTFIGQDKTLDQLFAEGFDSIFIGTGTHIPQEVRMENDEITGVFQAMYLLTNVQLVDNGELDEAQIPVKKGDRVVIIGGGNVAMDAARTCVRLGCKAVTVAYRRSQEQMPALLSEYEEARAEGVQFQWFASPAGVEGKDKVEGFKYEVMALNEDGAGIHGTGTYQVMPVDKIIIAAGHKPNARLVGEGNNLKVDEKGYIITSQDPYGMTSREGVFAGGDVVHKPATVVLAMREAKRAVDGMVKYMEIKKAQESAE
- a CDS encoding alpha/beta hydrolase, with translation MAATQGSSLKDAEAENLNATAVSKDISAIKVPEGSKLVQVEPNRPYINYISDVVYEQVPMRGYDNVAMTMDIMVPKTKEKLPAIVYVTGGGFINANKDSYIQQRMDLAESGYVVASIQYRVAPTVQFPKPLEDVKAAVRYLRANADKYNIDPDKIGLLGGSAGGYLVAMSGATNGQKQFDVGENLNVSSDVQAVVDTYGLSDLTKVADDYSPEVQKNHMSPGATEALWVNGSPVFGGLDGGIMADPAKTELANPIHYISGKTPPFLLMHGNKDTAVSPSQTYILQQALQKKGIPAERYVVANAPHGGVLWVQPEIVKIIGDFFDHTLKGK
- a CDS encoding phenolic acid decarboxylase, with the translated sequence MKFKELEDFIGTHFIYTYDNGWEYEWYCKNDHTVDYRIHGGMVAGRWVKDQKADICKLTDGVFKVTWTEPTGTDVALDFMPNENLMHGTIFFPKWVEEHPEITVCFQNEHIALMEESREKYENYPKLLIPEFAKITYTGKAGVDNEEVIAEAPYKGMTDDIRNGNYFDESYKRIRK
- a CDS encoding PadR family transcriptional regulator; translated protein: MAQKNTLQYILLGLISHEDMAGYDIKKLFNTELSDFWHANHSQIYPELRRLEAEGFIEATTEIVGEKLEKHLYHITKKGLKILHQWMKEPLNDVPPSKDEFPIKAYLISSATDPILMELIDEEIGRHQTKIIYLRSRLSSVCPNNKINHYGHALILRRAIHREQSYLAWLKEEKTMLQEISEQ